The Hymenobacter swuensis DY53 genome includes the window GGTAACCGGCGGCAGCCGGCGCGGGAACGGGGTGGGGTGCTCGTCGTAGAGCTGGTATTTGTTTTCGATTAGCAGGGTGAGCCCACGGCGGTTTCCGGTCGGTGGCAGATTCGTTGCAGACAGTTGGGCAAAGGGCAGTTCTTCCGCATAGCTTCTTTCGGCCAGCAGCACGGCGGTGGCCCGGGCACTGGCCAGGGTTTCGAGGTGCCGCACTAAGCTGGCCAGCAGGTTACGGGCCCAGGCCGGGTACACAGCCTGCGTCCGGATGTTGAGGGCGTAATTTTCCCGTACATCGTACATAAACCGCCGTCCCGGCCCTAGCAGTTGCCACAGTACCGTGAGAGGGAGCAGTTCGGGCGCATGTACGAATACGACAGCGGGCCGGAGCTGCCGGAGCAACCGCCAGTAGCGGAACTGCGCCCACACGCGGCCCAGGCTCAGGCGGGAGCCGTGCAGCAGAGTATGCGTGTGCAGGTTGGCGGGCAGGCTGGGTGGAAGTGGGGCCAAGCGGCCTGCTACGTGTACCTGGGTGCCCGGCCTTCCGGCCAGCGTGCGTCCAAACTTGCCCAGCATCCGCGTGTCATCGAGGGGCTTAAGGACAGAGGCCAGCAAAATGGTGACGGGACGCGGCATATTGGGTGCGAAGATGGTACTTTTGGCCCGCTTGCGGTATGGGTTGGTTATGAGTTTTCAGTTATCATAACAAGCAACAACTCGTAACCAACACCCAATAACCGGCAACCAACAACTGGCAACACACAACCCCTTTAGCATGTCTGAACTGCAAAACCTGATTGAAGCCGCCTGGGCCGACCGGAGCCTGCTCCAGCAAGCCGCCACCACTGAGGCCATCCAGCACGTAATTGAAGAGCTCGATAAAGGCCGCCTGCGCGTGGCCCAGCCCGCCACTGACCGGGAAGGCGGCTGGCTGGTAAACGACTGGGTGAAGAAGGCGGTTATCCTGTACTTCCCCATTCGCCAGATGGAAACCATTGAGGTAGGACCGTTTGAATTCCGGGACAAAATGCGGCTCAAAACCAACTACGAGCAGCAGGGCGTGCGCGTGGTTCCCCCAGCCGTGGCCCGCTACGGTGCCTATCTGGCCCCCGGCGTTATTCTGATGCCGAGCTATGTTAACATCGGGGCCTGGGTAGGTGAGGGTACGATGGTGGACACCTGGGCTACTGTGGGCTCCTGCGCCCAGATTGGGGCGGGCGTGCACCTGAGCGGGGGTGTAGGCATTGGCGGCGTACTGGAGCCGGTGCAGGCTGCGCCGGTTATCATCGAAGACGGAGCCTTCGTGGGTTCGCGCAGCATTCTGGTGGAAGGCTGCTTCGTGGGCAAAGAAGCCGTCATCGGGGCAGGTGTGACCATCACGGGCAGCACCAAAATCATTGACGTGACGGGCCCCGAGCCAGTGGAGTACAAAGGCACGGTGCCGGCTCGCTCGGTGGTGATTCCGGGTTCCTACACCAAGCACTTCCCGGCCGGCGACTACCAGGTGCCCTGCGCGCTCATCATCGGGCAGCGCAAGCCCAGCACCGACCTCAAAACTTCACTCAACGACGCGTTGCGCGAGCACAACGTAGCCGTATAAAGCATGCATTCTGGATAGAGCCTCTGGTTTATATGAAGTAGGTGAGCCAGCTTCCAGGTAAGTAAACGTCCGGCTGACTGCCTACAGTCGGCCGGACGTTTTTTGTGGGAAAAGGCCGCCGGCATCGGTAGCCGAGCCGCGCAGCCAGGCCAACCGAATCCGTGAAATCCGAAAAATCCGTTCAAATCCGTGATTAACTGCTTAACATTGTAGAGCCGCGCCCGCCACCGGTTGGTCCTGGGCCGGACGTCTATTCTTTCTCTTTGCTTGATGAGTACCCTGAAACCAGTTGTATCGGCCGCTCAGGCCCGCGACGAAGTGCGCGACTACATAGCCCAGGAACTGGGCGTTGAACCCGATACCATCCAGACCCGCGTGGCCTTCAACCGGGAATTGCCTTGGGTGGATGCCCGCATGCACCACTGCTTCCTGGTGGAGTGGGCCGATGCTACCGGCCGCGACGGTGTGGCCCTAGCCGGCCCCTACACTCACAATTTCTTCGAGTTTACCCGGGCCGATGCCTATCAGCTGGGCGCCCAGAACGCGTGGCGGCAGCAGCTCATCAACCTGTACGCCGGCTGCGAGCTGGTGGTGCAGGCTCGCCTCACGCAGGCTTTTACCGATACGCCCGACCCCACGCGCTTGGCCATCATCAAGCAAACCCTGGAAGAGCGCACCAACTGGCGCATCGGCGTAAACGTGTCGTTGCGCGAGTTCCTGCGCTTTGGGGTAGATGAGTACTATATTTTCAACGGCAGCTGGGTCTGGAACCCGCACTACCGCTACTCGCACCTAAAAGGCTTTATCCCGTACGGGGAGAAAACCCTGATGGAACTGCCCAAAGGGGACTTTCTACCGGTCAAGAACTTCTCGCCCTTCGAGGCCATTCCGCCGCTGGGTGAAGATGGCGCGTATCCGGGTGAGTTGGTAAGTTTCATCATCGTGAAGAACAACCAGATCCTCGAAACCCGGGCCCTCGACCTCTACGCCCGTACCCTGATGAACCAGGTGGCACTGTTCTATGCCCTCGGCCGGGAGCATGGCCCCTTCAAGATTGATCTGCCGGAACAGGGATAAGAAGAAGTAAAAAGATAAAAAATCAACGCGCGGACGTAGCCCCTGAAATCGGCTTGCGTCCGCGCGTTGACTTTTATCTGCCTCCCAGGCTACACTTTCAGCTTGTCACCAAATACAGCTTTCACCTTATCTACTTTGCTTTTTACCACAAACTGGCAGTAGGGCTGAGAACCGTTGAGGTTGTAGTAATTCTGATGGTATGCTTCAGCGGGGTAAAACGCGGCCAGGGGCAAAATTTCGGTGGTAATAGGGCCGCTGAAGGCGTTGGCCTCAGTGAGCTTCTGCTTATAGGCTTCGGCTGTGTGCTGCTGCTCCGCGTTGTGGGCGTAAATGCCTGAGCGGTACTGGGTGCCGGCATCGTTGCCTTGTCGGTTGAGGGTAGTAGGGTCGTGGGTTTTCCAGAATACCTCCAGCAGCTCCTCGTAGCTGATAACGGCCGGGTCATAGGTAATCTGAATAACCTCGTTGTGGCCCGTCAGACCGCTGCACACCTCCTTATACGTGGGGTTGGCGATGCGCCCGCCGGTATAGCCCGATACTACTTTTTCTACGCCTTTCAGATTCTGAAATACGGCTTCGGTGCACCAGAAGCAGCCGCCGCCAAATGTTGCTTGTTCCATTAAAATACGAGTCAGATGTCAGAGTCAAAAACTGAATCTATATAAGCGTATTTAGGGCCCGAAGGTTTCATCAGAATCCAACGGCAAACGCCCTTGCCGGTTTACCGGCAAAGGCGTTAGAAGTATAGAACAGACCCGGAGCTTACTTGCGAAACCGCTCGGCCAGCACCAGCTCTTTGGTGCCGTGGGCCCAGGAATAGAACCCTTCGCCGGACTTCACGCCCAGGCGGCCCGCCGTTACCATATTCACCAGTAGCGGACAAGGAGCGTATTTGGGGTTGCCCAAACCGTCGTGCAACACGCGCAGAATGGCCAGGCACACATCTAGGCCAATGAAATCGGCCAGTTGCAGGGGGCCCATGGGGTGGGCCATGCCCAGCTTCATCACCGTGTCAATTTCCTCTACACCGGCCACGCCCTCAAACAGGCTGTAAATGGCCTCGTTGATCATAGGCATCAGAATGCGGTTGGCCACAAAGCCGGGGTAGTCGTTCACCTCGGTGGGCGTTTTGCCCAGCTGGCGCGACAAATCCATTACGCGCTGCGTCACCTCATCGGAAGTGGCATAGCCCCGGATTACCTCCACCAGCTTCATCACCGGTACCGGGTTCATGAAGTGCATCCCGATTACCTGAGCGGGCCGCTTCGTGACGGCCGCAATGCGGGTAATGGAAATGGACGACGTATTGGAGGCCAGAATGGCTGCTGTCGGTGCGTGCTGGTCCAGCTCCCGGAAGATGCTAAGCTTGAGGTCCACGTTTTCCGTGGCGGCTTCTACCACCAGGTCCGCAGTACGCACCCCTTCAGCCAGACTGGTAAAGCTGGTCAGGCGCTCCAAAGTAGCCGCTTTGTCATCGGCCGTAAGGCCACCTTTGGCCACCTGACGGTCCAGGTTCTTGCCTATGGTAGCCAAGCCCTTGTCGAGAGACGCCGGATTAGTATCGATGAGGGCCACAGAGAAACCATGCTGGGCAAAAACGTGAGCAATGCCATTGCCCATGGTGCCCGCGCCAATTACGGCAACGTTCATAGTAAAAAGAGTTGGGTGGGGTGGGAATGGGCCGGAGCCCGGGAAAACTGCTGCAAAGCTAAGCCGAAAAAGGCGGCGTCCTCAATTCTAAAATGCTAGGATATTCCCAGGGCACACATAGATTTTTTTTAATGCAAAATCGATGATTTGAGCCCTGAAAAGCCATTTTCCTCATAACACCTAGTCCTACGGCAAAAAAAATATGAAGCCTTTATAAACCTTTTGGCTGAAAGGGCGCGTACAAAACCGCAGAATGGCTTCCGCCGCTGAAATCACCCACAACACGGCGGAAACCAACAAAACCCCACTCTCCCTTTTTTCACTAAACTCTCTCCTCCAATCATGGGCAATCTACTGTACATCATCGCCGTCATTCTGATCATCATCTGGGCCCTGGGCTTCTTCGGTGTAATGGGCGCGGGTATTGCCGGTAACGGCCTGATTCACATTCTGCTGGTTATTGCCATTATTGCTATCCTGCTGCGTGTTATCCGCGGTGGTCGGGTAGTATAACTGGCCTCGATTTCCACTTTGGTAGGTGGAATTCACCCTGTTCGAAAAACGCAAAAGCCCCGCTCAGCAATGAGCGGGGCTTTTTGTTGTACCAGCGGCAACTTTATTTCAGATCAAACAGGAAGCTGAAGCGGATAACCGGCTGCCCATAAATGTCCTCAAAACCGTCGTTGAAGTTGTAGAGCACCACAATATCGGCGGCGGCCCGGTCGCTGAAGCGGGTGCGGTAGCCGGCCCCGGCCAGAGGCGTGCGCACATTGAGCTTGCGCTTGAAAAGCTGGCCGGTATTGATATCCTGATAAAGGACTTCCGCTTGGGTTACTTCGTATTCGGCGTGCAGAAAAAACTCTTTGTAAGCAATGAATTGGGCGAAGCCTTTCACCCCAAAGCTACTGGTTTTGATGCCATCGGTCCCGCGCAGGGAGTAGCTGTTGTAGGCGTAGGAAATGCCCGGTCCGGCCGCAAACCGCTCTGTAAACCGGTACCCGATGGCCGGAGCTAGGCTGGCACTGAACTGACTGAACCCATACAGACTACTGAAGCCCAGGCCGAAATTGGTGTACAGGAAATACTTCCGCAAGGGCGGGGGCGGCGGGGCTACACCGGGCCGCTGCGGCAAATCCATGCCCGAGGGCCGGCTGGGGTCGAAGGGCTGGTTGGAGGCCGGCACGTTCGGGTCGGGGGCCACGGGAGCCGTAGGCGCTGGCTGGTACACGGGAGCCGGCTGCCGGGGTGTGGGCACGCTGCCGGGCGGGGCCGTGTTCAGCTGGGGCTTGCTGGTGCGGGTGGTATCGGTGGTTTGGGCTGAAACGGTAGGGGCCAGCCCAACCAGGCCGGCCCCACCCATCAGCATCAGGAACAAGAGTCGTTTCATAATGCCTGTAAGAACGTAATTACGATACCAATTGGTACATGCGCTGGCGCTGGGTCCGAATGTTTTCGTCGGCCAGGTATTCCTCGTAGCTCATGCGCCGGTCAATGATGCCCGTGGGCGTCAGCTCGATGATACGGTTGGCTACCGACTGAATCACCTGCAAGTCGTGAGAAGCAAACAGCAGCGTACCGTTGAACTCGCGCAGGGAGTTATCCAAAGCCGTAATGCTTTCCAGATCCAGGTGGTTCGTCGGGTCGTCGAGCACGAGCACGTTGCCGCCTTCCATCATCATTTTGGAAAGCATGCAGCGCACTTTCTCGCCCCCGCTCAGTACATTCGACTTCTTCTGCGACTCCTCGCCTGAGAAGAGCATGCGGCCCAAAAAGCCCCGGATGAACGATTCATCCTTCTCGGTGCTGTACTGGCGCAGCCAGTCCACCAAGTTCAGGTTGGTATCGAAGAACTCGGTGTTTTCCTTGGGGAAGTAGCTGGGCGTGATGGTAGTGCCCCACTTAAAGTCGCCGGTTTCAGCCTTGACCTGCTCAAATAGCACGTCGAACAGGAGGGAAGCGGCCCGGTCGTCGCG containing:
- a CDS encoding glycosyltransferase; the protein is MPRPVTILLASVLKPLDDTRMLGKFGRTLAGRPGTQVHVAGRLAPLPPSLPANLHTHTLLHGSRLSLGRVWAQFRYWRLLRQLRPAVVFVHAPELLPLTVLWQLLGPGRRFMYDVRENYALNIRTQAVYPAWARNLLASLVRHLETLASARATAVLLAERSYAEELPFAQLSATNLPPTGNRRGLTLLIENKYQLYDEHPTPFPRRLPPVTEPLRIVYTGTISELNGVWEAIRFVQHMRQVWPLAHLTIIGSCQQPGLLPRLEAAVAAASEAVTLVGGVALVPHAQVVAEIRRSHLGLLPYRPHPSTARCLPTKLFEYLAHALPLVLPPNPLWSDLAEEAEAGFGFDFQQPAYPPAEELARLLQSRVYYPAGPPAGVFWQSEAEKLHWLMDSIR
- the msrA gene encoding peptide-methionine (S)-S-oxide reductase MsrA; the protein is MEQATFGGGCFWCTEAVFQNLKGVEKVVSGYTGGRIANPTYKEVCSGLTGHNEVIQITYDPAVISYEELLEVFWKTHDPTTLNRQGNDAGTQYRSGIYAHNAEQQHTAEAYKQKLTEANAFSGPITTEILPLAAFYPAEAYHQNYYNLNGSQPYCQFVVKSKVDKVKAVFGDKLKV
- a CDS encoding 2,3,4,5-tetrahydropyridine-2,6-dicarboxylate N-succinyltransferase; the protein is MSELQNLIEAAWADRSLLQQAATTEAIQHVIEELDKGRLRVAQPATDREGGWLVNDWVKKAVILYFPIRQMETIEVGPFEFRDKMRLKTNYEQQGVRVVPPAVARYGAYLAPGVILMPSYVNIGAWVGEGTMVDTWATVGSCAQIGAGVHLSGGVGIGGVLEPVQAAPVIIEDGAFVGSRSILVEGCFVGKEAVIGAGVTITGSTKIIDVTGPEPVEYKGTVPARSVVIPGSYTKHFPAGDYQVPCALIIGQRKPSTDLKTSLNDALREHNVAV
- a CDS encoding 3-hydroxyacyl-CoA dehydrogenase family protein → MNVAVIGAGTMGNGIAHVFAQHGFSVALIDTNPASLDKGLATIGKNLDRQVAKGGLTADDKAATLERLTSFTSLAEGVRTADLVVEAATENVDLKLSIFRELDQHAPTAAILASNTSSISITRIAAVTKRPAQVIGMHFMNPVPVMKLVEVIRGYATSDEVTQRVMDLSRQLGKTPTEVNDYPGFVANRILMPMINEAIYSLFEGVAGVEEIDTVMKLGMAHPMGPLQLADFIGLDVCLAILRVLHDGLGNPKYAPCPLLVNMVTAGRLGVKSGEGFYSWAHGTKELVLAERFRK
- a CDS encoding lmo0937 family membrane protein, encoding MGNLLYIIAVILIIIWALGFFGVMGAGIAGNGLIHILLVIAIIAILLRVIRGGRVV